A genomic segment from Diospyros lotus cultivar Yz01 chromosome 5, ASM1463336v1, whole genome shotgun sequence encodes:
- the LOC127802167 gene encoding uncharacterized protein LOC127802167, with amino-acid sequence MDYYTKILTKNWEEFEEEQNNYLEKEYYAQESNCAIQEFDVIQQFTTNELFDTREALIGWAKKIGKQNGIVIVIKSSESRGPGKRPRVHLACERSGKYRPSKRKEEIIGELKRKCTGSKKCDCPFELLGMKFEQWELKVVCGLHNHALAVQLEGHSYAGRLIEKEKVILKTMSENLVKPRNILMSLKADDENNVTTIKTIYNARQRYKLIEKDGRSQMQQLMKKLR; translated from the exons ATGGATTACTACACTAAAATATTGACGAAGAACTGGgaagagtttgaggaagaacagaacaactatttagaaaaagaatattACGCACAA gaaTCGAATTGTGCAATCCAGGAATTTGATGTTATTCAACAATTTACTACAAATGAA CTATTTGATACTAGAGAAGCACTCATTGGATGGGCtaagaaaattggaaaacaaaatggaattgTGATTGTGATCAAGAGTTCAGAATCTAGGGGTCCTGGAAAAAGACCTAGAGTTCATCTTGCTTGTGAACGTAGTGGAAAGTATAGACCAtcaaagaggaaagaagaaataataggagaatTAAAACGGAAGTGCACAGGTTCAAAAAAGTGTGATTGTCCGTTTGAATTACTTGGTATGAAATTTGAGCAATGGGAGTTGAAAGTTGTATGTGGACTGCATAATCATGCACTAGCAGTTCAACTGGAGGGTCATTCATATGCAGGGAGGCttatagaaaaagagaaagtaattttaaaaacaatgtcTGAGAATCTCGTGAAacctagaaatattttgatgagcCTAAAGGCAGATGATGAGAATAATGTTActactatcaaaactatatataatgcgcGTCAAAGATATAAACTTATTGAGAAAGATGGTAGATCACAAATGCAAcagttgatgaagaaattaagatga